The window atttgtgaaatggccatggtgaattaacaggaatcatatcatgccgcggcattcgattctgcggGGCATGCCTCTGGaaacttttacagcgtttaacaatttttgcaacgtcgcggtatagggatggccaaaagtaccCCTACACATAATTTTTGCTGCGatagttttgtagcctgaatgcagtgtacaagtaccattatgcacttcttctaCAATCATTTCTGCCTCAATTGGGCCAACACATCGCATCGTTGGTCCGCAGTACGATTTGCGATATAGGATATCATTTTGGATGATATACATTGGTGCCCGCTCTCTTACTAAACGAGCTTTGCGGCTATCACCTGGCAGAATATCATTACGGATATATTGCATGATTGGCTCCATCCAATTTGGATGTGCTTCTGTAACAGATGCGACCATTAAGTCACTATCTACTGACTTACttggtaattcctcaacccatacttgtttttgaaagtgcgaaAACGTTAAAGCATCCAATTTGCTCAAAGCATCCGCCTTCTTGTTTTGACTTCTTGGCACTTGCGCAAGTTCAAAATGCTCGAATTGCGCTGCCATTTCTTTCAATAAGTGCAAGTATTTCTGCATAGAAGGATCATGTGCTTCAAAAGAGccattaaactgattcgctactaactGCGAATCTGTAAATGCGCGCAACTTAGTAATGTTCATTTTTCGCGCGATATTTAAACCAgcaagcaatgcttcatattctgcctcattatttgtcacatcaaaattaaaacgCAATGCGTACGTATGCTCCTCACCACTTGGGCTTTCCAAAACCAAACCCGCACCTGCACTTTCTACGCatgaagcaccatcagtaaataaatcccaagtttcgCCAAGTACCGGTTTTAACGAGGTTCTCTCATTGACCACCTCCAACTCTCCAGACATTTCAGCGAGATAATCTGCCATAACCTGACCTTTTACCGTTctacgcggaaggtaagatatttggTAGGCACCTAACTCTACTGCCCAaaatgcgagtctaccagatattTCTGGCTTTGTTAAGACTTGCTTGATCGGCAGATTAGTTAACACATGCactggatgcccttgaaaatatcttcgtaaccTTCGCGATGTTAAAATAAGAGCATATACAAACTTTTCAataggcgcatagtttatttcacttcctgtaagagctttactaacaaaatacaccgGCTTTTGTATTTTATTCCTTTCCGCGATTAGAGCTGAGCCAAAAGCTTCATTTGCCACGgatatataaagataaagaatttcgCCATCAACTGGAGCTATTAGGGTAGGCAAGgttttcaacaactttttcatTTCTTGAAATGCAGTTTCTGCTTTACTGGACCAAACAAAACTTTTTTGCTTCAAAAAACCTTTTAGAGTTTTGAAAAACGGCAACTGCCTTTCGGCAGCTTTAGACAAAAAACGCGTTAACGCGGCCAGTTTCCTGTCAAACTTTGCACCTCTTTAACCGTTCTTGGCGCGGTCATGTTTTCAATAGCCacaatcttttttggattagcctgAATACCTTGctctgtaacaagatatcccaaaaactttccttcagtttcgccaaaactgcattttagcggattaagcttcatgtttatattTCACAGTGTatcaaatgtttcgcgcatatcttcaataATCTGCTCTTGTGTTGTGCTTTTTATCACCAAATCATCTACATAGGCTTCGAGGTTACGCCCGATTTGTTTGTCAAATGCGGTATCAATCAAAcgttgatatgtcgcacccgcattgattaaaccaaaaggcatcattatatagcaatatatgcctttacccgtatgaaatgcggttttatctgcgtcttcttgaGCCATTGAAATctgatgataacctcttgccgcatccagaaaacatttatacggaaaagcatgcaaagattccactttcaaatcaatttctggaagcggatagttatccttatggcacgctttattcaaatctttgtaatcaatacacattctccaagaaccGTCAGGTTTTTTCACCAACACTGGATTCGCGATCCATGATTGGTATTGAACTTCGTGCAATATTCCAGCCCTCACCAATTTTATTACCTCATCACACAGCCATTTtacgcgatctggggccataccccttcgcttttgtACTACAGGTTTTAGGGCTGGATTTACATTGAGCCTGTGTTCTGCAATATGTcgtggaacaccggtcatatcattTTCGCACCAAGCGAAAACATCCATGTACTGAACAAgtaattgtacaatttgttttctaGTGCCCTCACTAACATTGCGTCCCACTTTAATTTTCTCTTCAGGATATGCAGGATTAATTATTTCCATATTATCTGCGTCATCAGTGATTCCTTGTCCTACACTTTTTacgttaacagccgcacaaatGGGTATGATGCTCATTGGACATATTGTGGCAATCcctttatatgttggaaacttaatcatgccatgaattgtagatgggataattccaaatttacttatagcagttcttcccagcagcatgttatagcgagatgaggctcgcataacataaaaatctaaacGCGCTTTTCGCGCGAAAGCTTCATCATTTACATCAGCTAACTCAATGTCTAAAGGCAAAATGCCTATAGGCAATGAAGATTCTCCCGCGAAACCAGTTAGCGAAACCGCAGTTGGCTGTAGGTTTGCTTTAATACTCTCCGGTAGTTGAATGAAACATTGCTCGTAAACCATATCAACGTTGCTGCCATTATCAATATGAACTTTCATGATTGTAATTCCAGCGTCTGCGATTTTGCATGATATTACTATCGGCATTTCGgagaaatcatcgctctgcattttagggaaactaattggcgcaaattgccaattGTGATACATTTTAGCGGATTTTCGCTTTTTTCTCCCTCTTTTGGGCATTCACTCGTACAGCGACCACTACATCACTATCATTTCCAACATTTTTCATTGTTCTAAGCAATCGAGCAACTTATAGCCGATTTTTAATGTATtcgcctgcaaatcatcacaacaaaaacacgatttgaAATTAAACCAAGCAATTGATTGTTTGATAGCACGAAACaaaaaaatttcagtttaattcgtaaaacgtgtcccacggatggcgccaattgatcaatccataattagcgatgttacttaattaaggattgagtgcaataataaAGATGAAGGAtgaaatgtttgatgattattttgggccccgatgatcgtctttcactttaactatcaagtgatcaaccaccccgacctggtcttgattgttaattagcatgattcaccttaactcaatgtggaAATTCCTtgagcaaagtcacaagtgaaaatcacaaaggcttgggcaaatggcagagaatcaacaacctataaatgagaggccatgctccctatttatagtattca of the Rutidosis leptorrhynchoides isolate AG116_Rl617_1_P2 chromosome 5, CSIRO_AGI_Rlap_v1, whole genome shotgun sequence genome contains:
- the LOC139848801 gene encoding uncharacterized protein, which translates into the protein MQSDDFSEMPIVISCKIADAGITIMKVHIDNGSNVDMVYEQCFIQLPESIKANLQPTAVSLTGFAGESSLPIGILPLDIELADVNDEAFARKARIATICPMSIIPICAAVNVKSVGQGITDDADNMEIINPAYPEEKIKVGRNVSEGTRKQIVQLLVQYMDVFAWCENDMTGVPRHIAEHRLNVNPALKPVVQKRRGMAPDRVKWLCDEVIKLVRAGILHEVQYQSWIANPVLVKKPDEQGIQANPKKIVAIENMTAPRTVKEQKSFVWSSKAETAFQEMKKLLKTLPTLIAPVDGEILYLYISVANEAFGSALIAERNKIQKPVLRRYFQGHPVHVLTNLPIKQVLTKPEISGRLAFWAVELGAYQISYLPRRTVKGQVMADYLAEMSGELEVVNERTSLKPVLGETWDLFTDGASCVESAEYEALLAGLNIARKMNITKLRAFTDSQLVANQFNGSFEAHDPSMQKYLHLLKEMAAQFEHFELAQVPRSQNKKADALSKLDALTFSHFQKQVWVEELPSKSVDSDLMVASVTEAHPNWMEPIMQYIRNDILPGDSRKARLVRERAPMYIIQNDILYRKSYCGPTMRCVGPIEAEMIVEEVHNVTLSIGISAKFACAVPAASRALASEQTRSPMAGGSGSGMVQCGAISSRNSTLSRSRKAAA